The Streptomyces asoensis DNA window CGGAAACCGAGGAGGACCGCGCAGACCGCGACGACGGCCAGGGCGCCGGCCGTGACACCACCGGTGTCCGAGGACCCGCCGCCCTTCTCCGAGGCGCTCGAACCGCCGCCGCCGGACGGGGACTTGGACCCGGAGCCGGACCCGCCGGGGGCGTCCTCGGCCACCACGGCACTCCCGGCGCCCTCACTGCCGTACATCAGCTTGGTGCCGTCGGCGGAGTAGGTGACGGACTCGCCCTGCCGTTGCAGCGGCACGTCGAGCCGCCCCTCCCGCTTGATCTTCCCGCCGTTCCAGGCGTATGAGATACCGCCGAAGTAGCCGCGCACGGCCAGCTGCGTGCCGTCCGGCGAGAAGGCCGCGTCGGTGGCCCATAGGTCGACGGGTGCGACCGGCTTGAAGATGTTCGCCCCGGAGGCGGAGAGGTCGGCCGGCCCTTCGTACAGGTGTCCGCCGTCCTCCTTCTTGTCGATGATGTAGACCCGCCCGGTCCTGGGATGCACGAGGAGCGACTCGGCGTCACGGGCGCCGTCGGAGTACTTCACGACGTACTGCGTGGCCTTGACGGTCTGGTCGACGAGCTCGGCCGGCTCCGGCAGCCGGTAGATCCACACGTACTTCCAGGTGCCGCCGAGGTTGTCGCCGATGTCGCCGACCCAGATCTCGTTGCCCGGGCCGATGGAGACGGCCTCGACGTCGCGGGGCGTGCCGACGCCGGCCAGGGTGATCCGGGCGACGGTCTTGCCGGTCGCGCTGTCGACGGCGTAGAGGTAGGGGCCGTCGTCGCTGTCGTTGTGCGTCCAGTAGACGCCCGGGTGCTGCCGCGAGGCGGCGAGACCGCTGGACTCGGTGATGCGCGGATCCTCGATGGTGAAGCCCTTGCCGCCGTCGGCCGCCCGGGCTGCGGGGGCGGCGGACGCCGCGAGCGCGGTGAGGGCTCCCGTGAGGAGGGCCGTGGTGAACAGGGCTCCGGCCCGGACGGCGAAAGATCGGCGCATGCCCACAAGCCTGCCATCCCGCCCGCCCGTTCGGATTCGTGGCCGGTCTCACACGCCCCCGGGGGCGGTGATCCATTCCCGATCCCCCATCATGAGCGGATGCTCAGGTTCATGCCCGTAGGCGACTCGATGACGATCGGCAGCACGGGCGACCACACCTGGCGCCACCGCATGTGGCGCCACCTGTGCAGCACGTACGGCGGCCCGTTCACGCTGGTCGGCCCGCGCGAGACGCTCTACGACAAGGCGGCGGACAGCCCCGCGTCGTACGCCTACGCCGACCCCGACTTCCCCCGCGGCCATCTGGCCGGCTGGGGCGAGGGCTGGCTGCACATGGCCCCGCTGATCGGCGAGGCGGTCCGCACGACGCGGGCGGACGTCCTGCTGGTCTCGCTCGGCCTGATCGACCTGGGCTTCTACACGAACGCCGAGCAGACGGCGCAGAACGCCCGCGCCTTCGTCGCCGGCGCCCGCGCGGCGAACCCCCGGATCGCCATGGTGTGGCTGCCGGTCATCCACAACGTGCGCGCGGCGAACGACCCGCCCTTCGCCGCCCAGGTCGCCCGCTTCAACGAACTGCTGGCCAAGACCGCCGCCGACCTGGACGAACCGGCCTCGCCGATCCTCCTGGCCTCCGTACCGCCGACCTGGGACATCGACACCGACACCTACGACGGCACCCACCCGAACGCCAACGGCGAGCACCAGCTGGCGTCGGCCTTCGCGGAGGCGATGTACCAGGGATGGGAACTGGGCGGGGAGTACACACCCTGAGGGGACGGCCCCCCTCGCCCTCCGGCATATGCGCTCCGCGCCGCGACCCCGTCACCGTGCGTATCCTTGTACCGCGCGGCGGCACTCGACCGAATGCAGCCGGGGAGGAGCGCCACGATGACCGTCACTGAGGACAGGATCACGATGGCCGAGGAGAGCGACGAGCTGTCTCTGGACGTCATGTTCGAGTGGCTCGAGAAGATGCCCGTCCCCGAGGGAACGAAGGTCGAGATCGTCGGGGGAAACATCTTCATGTCACCGCAGCGGCAGCACCACTGGGAGATCATCTCGGCCATTTTCGAACAGCTGCGGGACACGTATCCGCGCAAGCGGATCGCCTCCGATGTACGCATCGACTTCCCCGGTCACCTGAACGGCTTCGCATGCGACCTGGCTGCCATGGCCGACCGTTCCGTGAAGGACGGCAAGAGTCGCTGGCGCTACCAGGACGTCGAGTTCGTGGCCGAGGTCATCTCCAAGGACACGGCGGCGAACGACTAGGGCCGAAGAAGCTCGCCTACGCCACGGCCGAGGTTCCGGTGTATCTCATCGCCGACCCCTACAAGGGCCGGTGCTACCTCTACACCAGCCCCAAGGAGGGCGACTACGTCACTCGGACGAAGGTCGACTTCGGCGACGACGTCGATCTGACGGGCACCGTGGTCGGCCTCGTCGTCCAGACGGACGAGTTCCCCCGCGACTGACCCGCCCGGCCCCTCTCACCCCTCGCCCCCCTTGCATCGAGCGCACTCCAGGACGTTGGCTTGAGTGCCATGAAGTACACGCAGCTCGGACGTACCGGACTCAAGGTCAGCCGCCTCGTCCTCGGCACCATGAACTTCGGCCCGCAGACCGACGAGACCGACAGCCACGCGATCATGGACGCGGCGCTCGGCGCGGGCATCAATGTCTTCGACACCGCGAATGTCTACGGCTGGGGCGAGAACAAGGGCCGTACCGAGGAGATCATCGGCAGCTGGTTCGCGAAGGGCGGCGGCCGCCGGGACAAGGTGGTCCTCGCCACCAAGGTGTACGGCAACATGGCCGCCGACGGCGAGGCCTGGCCCAACCACGACAAGCTCTCCGCGCTGAACATCCGGCGGGCCGTCGACGCGAGCCTCAAGCGGCTCGGCACCGACCACATCGACCTCTACCAGTTCCACCACGTCGACCGCAGCACCGGCTTCGAGGAGATCTGGCAGGCCGTCGACGTGCTCGTCCAGCAGGGCAAGATCCTCTACGCCGGTTCGTCCAACTTCCCCGGCTACAAGATCGCCCAGGCCAACGAGACCGCCGCCCGCCGGGGCGGCACCATCGGGCTCGTCAGTGAGCAGTGCCTGTACAACCTGGCCGAGCGGCGCGCCGAGATGGAGGTGATCCCGGCCGCGCAGGAGTACGGCCTCGGGGTCATCCCCTGGTCGCCGCTGCACGGAGGGCTGCTGGGCGGGGTCATCAAGAAGCAGGCCGAGGGCGGCCGCCGCGCCTCCGGGCGGGCCGCCGACTCCCTCGCCGACACCAGGACCCGCGCGCAGATCCAGGCCTACGAGGACCTCCTGGAGAAGCACGGCACCGAACCCGGCGAGGCGGCTCTGGCCTGGCTGCTCACCCGGCCCGGGGTGACCGGCCCGATCGTCGGCCCGCGCACGGCGGAGCAGCTGGAGTCGGCCCTGCGGGCGGTCGATCTGGAACTGAGCGAGGAACTGCTGACCGGCCTGGACGAGGTCTTCCCCGGTCCGGGCCCGTCCCCGGAGGCCTTCGCCTGGTAGCGGTTCCCCGCGGAACACCCGCGGGGCGGGCAGTGCCCGGCGAGGCCGGCGACCGGCCTCGCCGGGGCCGGTGGGGGCGGAGGCGGGAGCGGGGCGGGGGTCTCCGAGGGGCCCGCCGGCCTACAGGAGGGCGGTGGGGGCGGTTCGGGTGGGCTTTGTCATCGGCCGACCGCCGCGGCCACCGCCACCACGACGAACATCAGTACGAGCGCACCGGCCATGATCCGGTTCCGGGTCTTCGGGTCCACGTACCGAGCCTAACCGGCCCCGCCGAGCGGCAGGCGACCGAC harbors:
- a CDS encoding WD40 repeat domain-containing protein, yielding MRRSFAVRAGALFTTALLTGALTALAASAAPAARAADGGKGFTIEDPRITESSGLAASRQHPGVYWTHNDSDDGPYLYAVDSATGKTVARITLAGVGTPRDVEAVSIGPGNEIWVGDIGDNLGGTWKYVWIYRLPEPAELVDQTVKATQYVVKYSDGARDAESLLVHPRTGRVYIIDKKEDGGHLYEGPADLSASGANIFKPVAPVDLWATDAAFSPDGTQLAVRGYFGGISYAWNGGKIKREGRLDVPLQRQGESVTYSADGTKLMYGSEGAGSAVVAEDAPGGSGSGSKSPSGGGGSSASEKGGGSSDTGGVTAGALAVVAVCAVLLGFRRFRRRG
- a CDS encoding SGNH/GDSL hydrolase family protein, giving the protein MLRFMPVGDSMTIGSTGDHTWRHRMWRHLCSTYGGPFTLVGPRETLYDKAADSPASYAYADPDFPRGHLAGWGEGWLHMAPLIGEAVRTTRADVLLVSLGLIDLGFYTNAEQTAQNARAFVAGARAANPRIAMVWLPVIHNVRAANDPPFAAQVARFNELLAKTAADLDEPASPILLASVPPTWDIDTDTYDGTHPNANGEHQLASAFAEAMYQGWELGGEYTP
- a CDS encoding aldo/keto reductase — encoded protein: MKYTQLGRTGLKVSRLVLGTMNFGPQTDETDSHAIMDAALGAGINVFDTANVYGWGENKGRTEEIIGSWFAKGGGRRDKVVLATKVYGNMAADGEAWPNHDKLSALNIRRAVDASLKRLGTDHIDLYQFHHVDRSTGFEEIWQAVDVLVQQGKILYAGSSNFPGYKIAQANETAARRGGTIGLVSEQCLYNLAERRAEMEVIPAAQEYGLGVIPWSPLHGGLLGGVIKKQAEGGRRASGRAADSLADTRTRAQIQAYEDLLEKHGTEPGEAALAWLLTRPGVTGPIVGPRTAEQLESALRAVDLELSEELLTGLDEVFPGPGPSPEAFAW